CCTGCTTCAAATGTATAAGTAGGATCTTGATCCGTTGTTGTTACACCTCCACCAAAATCCCACAAATACATTGTAGATTCTGAGGATAAATCAGAGAAATAAATCTTTTTAAAATCATCTATATCTGCTGCATATGTAAAATTTGCAGTTGGTAAAACAGTGTCTACTTTTGAATTAGCATCTGGTAACTCAAACTCAAATTGATCTTCGCAACTTGTAAAAGTGAATGACATAATCATGCTTACAAGTAAAAACGTAGTCGTACGAATAATATTAACTTTGTTTTTCATATTTTTTTATGTTTTAATATCCTGGGTTTTGACTTAAAAGTCCATTACTTATATTAATTTCTCTAGCTGGAATAGGTAGTAATAAATCTCTTGTATTAAAAGTGTAGTCCATCTCTGTAGCATGTGCACTTAATACTGAGTTTGCAATTCCAAATCTTACTAAATCAAAGAATCTATGGTTTTCAAAAGCCAATTCTACACGTCTTTCATTAATTAAATCTTGTTTAGTAATCGCATCTGGAGCATCTATAGTTGGCATATTAGCTCTTAATCTAACTTCGTTAAAAGAATCTCTTGCTGCTTGTACTGTTGTTTGCGTACCACCTGCCATAATAGCTTCTACATGCATTAATAATACATCTGCATAACGTGATACAATCCAATCGTTTCCTGCTTGACGTGGATTTGGACCATAATTATCTGCCAATCCAAAACCATTAGGTAAAAACTTAGCTACTTCGTAGAAAGAACCAACTGTAATGTAAGATTCTGCTGTTCTATCTCCTCCGTATAGTCCAAAGTCCGCAATTAAATTATCGTTAATTACATTTAAGCCATCTTGTCTACCAACAGATGTTGTAAACTCTGATGAGAATCCTTGACTCTCTGCAGTGTTACCTGCTACATAACCAATTGCAAATAGTATTTCATCGTTTAATTCTGAGTAATACACATCATGAAAGTTTGGCATTAATGAGAATTGCATGCTTTGTATTATTGATTCGCATAATTGTTGAGCGCCTAAATAATCTGGTGATTGTTTAGTTAAATATACTTTAGCTAATAATGCTTGTGCAGCTGCAGTAGATGCTCTTGACTTGTAAGTACTATTTAAATTTAATATTGCTTCTTGTAAGTCTTCAATTATAACAGTGTAAATAGTTGAAGTACTAACTCTTGTAAAAAGTACATCTGTTTCTTCTGGACCAACTACAGATGTAATTAATGGTACATCACCAAATAAACGTACTAGGTTAAAGTAAGCGTATGCTCTTAAAAATTTAGCTTCAGCTGTGTAAGATGCTCTATTTGCTGCATCTGCTTTTTCAATATAATTTAAAACAGTGTTTGCTCTAAAAATGATCTCGTAAGAACTAGCATAGTAATCCTCTACTTCCACATTATTAGCATCTACTAAATATCTATGAAAATCTGCTTTAGATCCTTCTGTTGTAGCAGATCTAGTATTATCAGTTCTCATTTCTGTTAAAAGATATTCAAACTGTACACCTCTATTATAATTTGAAGAGTTAGTTTCGGTATCTTCATTTACGCCTTGAATAGCATCGTAAATTCCGATAATTCCAGCAAGTACATCGTCATCGTTATTAAAAAACTGATCAACTACTACTACTGAGTCTGGCGTTGGGTTTAGAAAATCATCGTTACAAGAAAATAACATCATTCCTGAAACTAAGACCGCTATATATTTTATATGTTTCATAATTTATATGTTTTTTTTAATTAAAAGTCTACGTTTAAACCAAAAGAGATAGTTTTAAAAATAGGTGTACCTGCTCTTTGCGCACCATATTGTGTTGGTGTATCATCATCTACAAACTCTGGGTTAAATCCATTATACTCACTAGAAGTAATGTATAATAAGTTTTGAGCAGTAGCATAAACTCTTAATTTAGATAAACCAATTCTTTCTGTTATGTCATCCGGTAAAGTATAACCTAAGTTGATGTTTCTTAAAGAGAAGTAAGATGCACTTTGTACCACGTCATCTGTTAATACTCTTTCTTGTAAAAATGAAGCATCTGGAATAATTCCTGCATCGACTACTTCTTGCGGACTAGTCGTTGCACCTTGCCAATGTGTTGCAAAATATTGGTCTCCAATGTTTTTAACCTCTGCACCATGACTACCTTGAACCATGAATGAAAAATCAAATTGATCATAACTAAACTCATTAGTTAAACTCCAAACTAATTCTGGGTAAGGATTACCTAAGATTGCTTTATCTTCTTCTGTAATTAAACCATCACCATTTAAATCTTTTACAATTACATCTTGTGATTGTCCATTAATTGGGAAGTATGGAGACTCCCAGTATTGATTTGCTAATTCTGTATCTACTACATAACCATAAAAAGATGATATTGGGTTACCTACTAGGTTTATCCATTGTGAGTTTCTACCAAATGTATCTTCTGGAGTTGCACCATTTGAATCACCATAATCAGTTAATTCATTTTTGTTTGTAGAAGCGATTAAAGTTGTGTTCCATCTAAAGTTTTCTGTCGAAATATTTTTTGTTCTAAACTCTAATTCAAAACCACTATTTACTACTTCTCCTAAGTTTACAATACCTTCAGAAAAACCTGTCGTGTAAGATACTGGGTTGTTTAACAATAAGTCATTACTTGTTCTTTTATAATAATCTAAAGAACCACTAATTTTGTTGTTAAATAATCCAAAGTCAATACCTGGATTAAATTCTTTTGAAGCTTCCCATCTTAACTCTGCGTTTGCAATATTAGCAGGAGAAAAACCTGTAGTAACGTTACCATCTATAATAGCATTTGAGTCGTTTAATAAAGATAAGTATGCGTACCAATCTGTAAGATCACTTCCTGTATCAAAGTTTTCGTTACCTGTAAGACCGTAACTTACTCTTAATTTTAAGTTGTTTACAACATCGCTTTCACTTAAAAAATCTTCGTTAGATACATTCCAACCTAAAGATAATGCTGGGAAGTTACCCCATTTTGTACTTGCTCCAAATACAGAACTTGCATCACGTCTAAATGACGCTGATAACAAATACTTGTCGTTATATGCATAGTTTACCCTTCCAAAATAACCGATTTTATTTTTTTCGATATTATATTCTCCGTAGCTAGCAATTGTAGTTGCTGCATTAAGATTTTTAATTAAGTCATTAGTATAACCAGAACCTTCTACTGCACTGTTTTCAATTCTTCTATTTTGAACTGTAAAACCTGCAAGAAAATCAAACTCATGGTTTCCAAAATCTTTAGAATATGATAAGGTGTTGTCCGATATTATACGTCTAGATTCTCTGTTTTGCAACTCGTAAGATGCTCTACTTGCTCCATTTTGGTGGTGTTTTGTACCATTCCAACGCGTTCTTTTTCTTCCCTCTAACGTAACACCAAGTGATGTTTTAGCTGTCAGTCCGTCTAAAATTTCATAACTTAAATATGTAGAACCTAAAAGCTTATTATTAAATTCATAATGCTCTCTTTCAGCATATTGCGCGTAAGCATTAGCATCTCCAGATGTACGTGGTCTAGTAGAACTACCATCTCCATCTAAATCAAGCTCCATTAAATGATCTTCTAAAAAGTAATCTCCTACTTGAAGATCTGGAAAATAGTAATTTGCAGAAGGGTCGTCTTGATTTACAAATTGAAGCGACTCTTCAGTATGATAAATTGGTAACCAAGGTGACTGTCTTATTGGATTGTGAATTGATGTTGGTAATGCTCTTCTTTTAGAATAAGAAGGAGTAAGACTTGCACCAAATTTTAATTTTTCGTTTAGCTTTGTATCTACTTTTAGTTTAAAGCTATATACTTTATAGTCATCTGTTAATACAACACCTTCATCATGAGAATATCTTAATGCTGTACTAAACTTTGTGTTTTTGTTACCACCTCTAGCAGAAAGCGAATGGCTAGTAATTTTACCTCCATCAAAAAACACATCTTGCCAATCTCTGTCTACACCTAAAGTACTAACTAATAGTTGCATGTACTGTGTTCTTTCTGATAGCTCACCAGTTTCAGCTAATTCTTTTGCAGCCCAATCACTTACGCTTTTTTTATAGTTATCACTATCGTGTGCTTCTTTAAATCCTGTATAAGTGTCATAGCTAAACTTAGTTTTTCCATCCTTACCACTTTTTGTGGTAATAATTATAACTCCGTTTGAACCTTCACTACCATATATTGCTGCAGATGCTGCATCTTTTAAAACCTCAAAAGACTCTACATCGTTCATATCAATACTACCAAGAAAATCAGAACTAACAACAATTCCGTCGACTACTACAGCAGGACCAGAACTAGCATTAATAGATCCTGTTCCTCTAATACGAATGGTTGGTGCAGCTCCAGCCTCAGCAGATGTTGCTTGTATATTAACACCAGACACTTGACCAATTAATGCATCATCAACTCTAGGTACAGCGATTTGATCTAAATCATCATTTACAACCTTAGATATTGAACCCGTTAAATGGCTTTTCTTTTGAGTGCCATAACCAATTACAACGACTTCTTCTAAAGTATTAGCATCAACAGTTAAAGATATATTAACTTGTGTTTGCTTATCAATAATTACTGATTGAGCAGCATATCCAATATATGAAAACTGTAAAACGTCTCCAGCTTTAGCATCGATTTGATAATTACCATCAAAATCTGTACTAGCTCCTGTATTGGTGCCTACAATAATAACATTAACGTTAGGTAATGGCATATTGTACTCTGCGTCAACCACTACCCCTTTTACTGTTAACTTTTCTTGCGCAAAAGCTGCAATACACATAAAGAGCATTGCAAATAGTGCCGATTTAGCTTTTAAATTCATAATTAATTTTTAAGTTTTAGTTAATTAATTTGTTTCACTAAAAACATAAATATTAGGCAAGTATCAATATGTTTGTTACTTTTGTAATGTTATGTTTTTGCATAATAACTTCCCGTCAAAGAAGTATTTTTATAAAAAGGATAAGTTTTAAAACTTGTCCTTTTTTTTATTTATTTACTATAATTCAAATTGGTTTACCAATCTGGTTTACCAAATATATATAAAATTTTGTTAATTACAACGTTTTCGTAAAATTTAAATGTTAAAATAGAGGATGTTAGTGTTAAAATAGCAAATAAATGTGCGTTACGCTATTACTATATTTTTTAACTAAAAACCTTCTAACATGTAGATAAATAAGAAATAATAATGCTTATTTATCCGAAAAATACGACGGTCCAACACCTGTTAAAAAATCTTCTCTTACAGGACTAAAAGTATCTATTAGCTGTCCTTCTTCTAAACAAATTGCACTATGTAATAGATTTGGTTCAATATAAACACCATCACCAGCTTCAACAATTTGCTTAACACCATCAATTTCAAATTCAAATTTTCCAGAAACACAATACGTAGCCTGTGTATGAAAATGTTGATGAGGCGCACCTAAAGCTCCTTTTTCAAACTTTACACTTACCATCATAATTTGATTGTCATAACCTAAAAATTTTCTGGAGACACCACCTCCTAGTGTTTCCCATTCCATGTCTTTTGCGACAATGTACTTTTCGCTAAATCTTTTCATTTTTATCTGTATTTAATTATTTTATTTAAAATAATAAGAACCTGACCATTCGTAATCCTTATCGTTAATTGTAACTTTATGTTTTGCATCTACTAAAGCATTTGTATTAGCTGTTATAAACAATTTAGTAACACCCTTTACATTAGTAATTTGAATAGCTGTATAGGCTTCCGAGTTTAAGACTACGTTTAATTGCTTTATATTACTGTTGGAATTGATAGCAGACTCAGTTACTGGACTGTAACTTCCATGTGCTTCTATAGTGGATACAAAAATGGTGTTTTTAGCATTTTTACGTCTGACCATAAATGCTGCCTCACGTCTTAAATTAAATTCTGGATCATTTGCTCCAATCCTAGTAAACAGCAAGTCATCATTTGCATCTGTCAAAGTTGTTAATGTGTAAAACTTACCTTTATTTAACCATGAAAGTTGACTATTATCATTAGTCGCTTTTGCTGTAGCTTCAACAAATAAATGTTGATATCCATTCTTGCTACCTAATGGATTTAGTGCATTAGTTGTTTTATAATCAAAATTGGTTTGAATTAATTGCCCTAAAAAATAATATGGGAAATCATATTTATTAGGCTTGTTTGAAGTCACCTTCATAATATCTAATACGTATGGTTTTTCAAAATCTTCGTCTTTAATGACTGCCATAGTGCGTAAAAACTCTGTATTTGGATAAGCATTACTATCTTTTGCACTTGCTACTTGTACATTTGTATTATCTGAAGAAAAATAATTTAAAACAGAATGATACTGACTACCAACTTCATATTTTGCGTCAAAGTGAGAGGTTTCATTTTGAGTAATCGTATTATGTGCAATGGTTTGTTTTGCCCAAGTTTTATTTTCTTTTAAGTAATTTCCGCCTCCTTTTTGCTCAATGTTTACATATCTAGCTAAACCATAATCTTGTATAACTTCTTCTCCATTTTCATATAAAGAATAGGATAACTTATCATAATGCCCATGACTTGATCCTTGCGCTGCATATTTAAATACTAATTCTATAGTTTCGTTTCTTAAAACTGCAACACCACCTTGTGCACCTTCTGGTCCATCAGATAGGTTAATAGATTTTTTAGAAAAAGGTGTTGCTTTGTTGTTTTTAATACCAAGTGCTACAGCTAATCCAGAGTCGTCTAATAAGACACGATCTTGTGCTTTAGCGATACTTAATAATCCAGTATCTTGTGTTCCAAAATGGTACGAAATATCTACTGCTGTGACTAACGCACTTGTGTAATACGACATCCCTTTTTGACCATCATTTAAAGGAAAAAAATCTCCATCTGCATCAGATAAATTTAATAGTGCATTAATTGACTTAAGTAAAACACCATTTTTATATTCAAATATTTTTAACTCTGGTTTTACATTATGTAATCCTTCAGCAAAAATTAAAAAAGGATACATAGCATAGCGCTGATAATAAGGTCCTTCATTATAATAACCATCTGGTGAAAAAGGCTCTTCAATATTTGCTAAAAAACCAGCTTTTCCATCTTTGTTTAAAAAACCACCATCGTCGTCTTTTTTGTTAGAGTCTAATTTTAAATCTTTAATACCGTATAATGCACGATCTATCAATTCTTGATCATCCATAACTAAACCAATCATTCCTACAGCTGCATTTCCCCAGGTACTGTGATTGTGTACGCGTTGATAAAATTGTGGACTGTCTATAGAGATATGATCTGCAAATGGTCTGAATAAATTGGTTTCCAGCGTATTGCGTTCTTCTTTAGTTAAATAATTATAAATACAATCATAAGCTTGACTTACATACACTAACCAATTAGAATCATTTAAACATTGCCAAAACAATTTACCTCTAGCATAAGACCTTGTTTTTGGATGTAATGGTAATGTTTTATACAATGCTTCATACTGCATCAACATATCTTTTACATATTTAGCATATTTCTGGTCATCTAAAATTTGATATAAAACACCGGCTTTTTGCATAATAATCATGTTACTTTTATGTTTTACATGAGTATATCCACCAGAATAATCTACTGGAATTGGTGTATCAATACCCAAAGCAATTTCGGCATCAACTTCTTCTTTAACCAGTTGTAATGTTTTATCAAAAATTGGAATGTTACCTAGTTGGGCTCTTATATCTTTTACGCCTTGAGCAGTTAAAATTAATTTTGGATGGCTTTGGTTAGCGTTGTAATTATCTTTTTCAACCTTTTTTTGAATTATTGTTGACTCATTATTATTACATGATAACATAATACATACCAACATTAGTGCTGTACTTTTTAAGAATAAGGCTATTTGTTTAGTCATTGTTATTTAATTTAAGGCAATTTCTAATTGATACACTTGATTTCCATATACAGGAATTTTAGCAGTTTTATAAGCTTTTTTATTTACAGTCTTTAATGGTTTACCATCAACCATAACTTGCATATATAAATCATTGTAAGGTTGAGACAGTAATTGTATTGTTATGGTATCATCATTATTAAAAATATAAATATCCGAAGTCTGAGAAAATGAAATAGATACCTGTTTGTTAGTTATTGTTTGCACAGAAAATAATAAAGAAGCCTCTGCCTTAGTCAACGAGACTGCATCATTATTACTAGCTTTCCAGTCAGTCTGATTTAATTTCCAATTATTAATATTAGGTATTGCTTCTGTTTCGTCAATACGTTTATCATAGGTTTTAAAAGGAAAAATGACACTTATAAAATTAAATGAGTTTTGATTATTTTTAGAAACGACAGACCATTGTTTACCTCTGGCTCCATCTGTTTTTACTGAATCTATAGTATTTAATTGTAAAATATCTAATCCTGAACCGTTATCAAACGACGCTCGTAGTAAATTTGGTCCATTTTCTTTGGTATAATGTCCTTGCCAAACTTGTTTATAAGTATGATTACTTTCTGATTTAAAATTGTCTTTTACTATCCAAAACTCTTTTTTTATAGCTATCACTTGTCTTACATAATCAACACCAATGTTATTAAACCCATCGTGAGTACCCACAAAAACATCCATTACATCATTATTAAACCATGTAAGTGTTTTAGGTTGCGCTATTTTTTTAAATTTGCCAAAACCACTACCTCCTTTATTACTTGTATATTGCTTTCCTAGTAACTGATCATCCACTAAAGCAACATTTTTAGTCATTGAGTTTTTAAACAATTCTAGGTCTGAAAGTGAATACCTAACTTGATAATTAGGCAAAACTACCTTACCATTAGACATAGCTTGAACACCAAGTACATCTCCATGTTGATGGTCTGGTTTTATAGGGTCTACTCCTGCCGAAATAACCATCATATTATCATGTTTATCCCAACCTTCCCTCATTATATAGTAACCAGTATCTGGAAAATCTAAGGATAAGGCTTTAGGAGGTGATGATTGCTTGTTTTTAAGTTTATCTAACTGAGTTTGACTAGCTGTCCAATAAAATTTAGTACTTAATTGATCTGTTGCAAAATAACCAATCTCAGGATTTTCAAAAAGTAGATACCCTAAAGTCATGGCTCCAGAAATATCATTAGTTTCTGCCCAAGGTGTATCTGTATCATCTGACAGTACAGGAGCTGATTTATCTGGAAAAGCAATTTTTGAAAGCGTTGTAAATAAGGACTTTAGTTTACTTTCCCAAACAGCATCTATAGGTAGTTTACTTTTTTTAGCTAATTGGTATACATAATAATAAGTTCCAATGTCGCTAATGTGGTAATGCACTGTGCGCTCAAACTGGAAACCGTCATTATTAATTTCTTTATCTAAATGCGCTCCTAAAAGTGTCATTGCATGATTATACCATTGATCAGCACCTTCAAAATCTTTTAAAATAATGGCAATCATTGCTAAAGCTGTTAGACCTCTAGTTTGGTGATTACCAGGTACAAATTCTTGATTATTTTCAAACAAATGTTGAGCGTGTTGCAAAAAAGTAGCTATTGTTACAAGTTGTTCTTGATCAGAATAACCCGATTGACCCAAAAATAAACTATGTAATTGTAACCAATTTATAACACGATAACCTGACCTAAAAGCTTCGTAAACACCATTGCCATCAGGAATAGTTTCAAATTGATTATTAGCTAATGCTAAATTTAATGATGCTAATTGCTGAGTGAAATAATCTAAATATTTTTGGTTTTTATTTTGATAAAAATAGTAGTATCCTATATCTATCATTTTATGTTGTCTAGCCAAATGCCTTAAAGCATAAGCATTTACTGGCTGACCATTTTGATAGTTAAAAGGAAGTTTCCATTGTGCATTTGCTTCAAATTTTGCTAAATGATCTAAAGCACGCTCTGTATGTCCAACTTCCGCTTCGGGATAAATGGTTTGATACTCTTTAAATCGTTCTTCATTTGTCTTCCAATCATAAAAATAAC
The genomic region above belongs to Olleya sp. Hel_I_94 and contains:
- a CDS encoding RagB/SusD family nutrient uptake outer membrane protein, whose protein sequence is MKHIKYIAVLVSGMMLFSCNDDFLNPTPDSVVVVDQFFNNDDDVLAGIIGIYDAIQGVNEDTETNSSNYNRGVQFEYLLTEMRTDNTRSATTEGSKADFHRYLVDANNVEVEDYYASSYEIIFRANTVLNYIEKADAANRASYTAEAKFLRAYAYFNLVRLFGDVPLITSVVGPEETDVLFTRVSTSTIYTVIIEDLQEAILNLNSTYKSRASTAAAQALLAKVYLTKQSPDYLGAQQLCESIIQSMQFSLMPNFHDVYYSELNDEILFAIGYVAGNTAESQGFSSEFTTSVGRQDGLNVINDNLIADFGLYGGDRTAESYITVGSFYEVAKFLPNGFGLADNYGPNPRQAGNDWIVSRYADVLLMHVEAIMAGGTQTTVQAARDSFNEVRLRANMPTIDAPDAITKQDLINERRVELAFENHRFFDLVRFGIANSVLSAHATEMDYTFNTRDLLLPIPAREINISNGLLSQNPGY
- a CDS encoding SusC/RagA family TonB-linked outer membrane protein, translated to MNLKAKSALFAMLFMCIAAFAQEKLTVKGVVVDAEYNMPLPNVNVIIVGTNTGASTDFDGNYQIDAKAGDVLQFSYIGYAAQSVIIDKQTQVNISLTVDANTLEEVVVIGYGTQKKSHLTGSISKVVNDDLDQIAVPRVDDALIGQVSGVNIQATSAEAGAAPTIRIRGTGSINASSGPAVVVDGIVVSSDFLGSIDMNDVESFEVLKDAASAAIYGSEGSNGVIIITTKSGKDGKTKFSYDTYTGFKEAHDSDNYKKSVSDWAAKELAETGELSERTQYMQLLVSTLGVDRDWQDVFFDGGKITSHSLSARGGNKNTKFSTALRYSHDEGVVLTDDYKVYSFKLKVDTKLNEKLKFGASLTPSYSKRRALPTSIHNPIRQSPWLPIYHTEESLQFVNQDDPSANYYFPDLQVGDYFLEDHLMELDLDGDGSSTRPRTSGDANAYAQYAEREHYEFNNKLLGSTYLSYEILDGLTAKTSLGVTLEGRKRTRWNGTKHHQNGASRASYELQNRESRRIISDNTLSYSKDFGNHEFDFLAGFTVQNRRIENSAVEGSGYTNDLIKNLNAATTIASYGEYNIEKNKIGYFGRVNYAYNDKYLLSASFRRDASSVFGASTKWGNFPALSLGWNVSNEDFLSESDVVNNLKLRVSYGLTGNENFDTGSDLTDWYAYLSLLNDSNAIIDGNVTTGFSPANIANAELRWEASKEFNPGIDFGLFNNKISGSLDYYKRTSNDLLLNNPVSYTTGFSEGIVNLGEVVNSGFELEFRTKNISTENFRWNTTLIASTNKNELTDYGDSNGATPEDTFGRNSQWINLVGNPISSFYGYVVDTELANQYWESPYFPINGQSQDVIVKDLNGDGLITEEDKAILGNPYPELVWSLTNEFSYDQFDFSFMVQGSHGAEVKNIGDQYFATHWQGATTSPQEVVDAGIIPDASFLQERVLTDDVVQSASYFSLRNINLGYTLPDDITERIGLSKLRVYATAQNLLYITSSEYNGFNPEFVDDDTPTQYGAQRAGTPIFKTISFGLNVDF
- a CDS encoding cupin domain-containing protein; translation: MKRFSEKYIVAKDMEWETLGGGVSRKFLGYDNQIMMVSVKFEKGALGAPHQHFHTQATYCVSGKFEFEIDGVKQIVEAGDGVYIEPNLLHSAICLEEGQLIDTFSPVREDFLTGVGPSYFSDK
- a CDS encoding alginate lyase family protein, giving the protein MTKQIALFLKSTALMLVCIMLSCNNNESTIIQKKVEKDNYNANQSHPKLILTAQGVKDIRAQLGNIPIFDKTLQLVKEEVDAEIALGIDTPIPVDYSGGYTHVKHKSNMIIMQKAGVLYQILDDQKYAKYVKDMLMQYEALYKTLPLHPKTRSYARGKLFWQCLNDSNWLVYVSQAYDCIYNYLTKEERNTLETNLFRPFADHISIDSPQFYQRVHNHSTWGNAAVGMIGLVMDDQELIDRALYGIKDLKLDSNKKDDDGGFLNKDGKAGFLANIEEPFSPDGYYNEGPYYQRYAMYPFLIFAEGLHNVKPELKIFEYKNGVLLKSINALLNLSDADGDFFPLNDGQKGMSYYTSALVTAVDISYHFGTQDTGLLSIAKAQDRVLLDDSGLAVALGIKNNKATPFSKKSINLSDGPEGAQGGVAVLRNETIELVFKYAAQGSSHGHYDKLSYSLYENGEEVIQDYGLARYVNIEQKGGGNYLKENKTWAKQTIAHNTITQNETSHFDAKYEVGSQYHSVLNYFSSDNTNVQVASAKDSNAYPNTEFLRTMAVIKDEDFEKPYVLDIMKVTSNKPNKYDFPYYFLGQLIQTNFDYKTTNALNPLGSKNGYQHLFVEATAKATNDNSQLSWLNKGKFYTLTTLTDANDDLLFTRIGANDPEFNLRREAAFMVRRKNAKNTIFVSTIEAHGSYSPVTESAINSNSNIKQLNVVLNSEAYTAIQITNVKGVTKLFITANTNALVDAKHKVTINDKDYEWSGSYYFK
- a CDS encoding heparinase II/III family protein — protein: MKVFCFNLIICLGFVNFLGAQNIPSDKVLPIPELSNYLTESVKKQLIANGDLSEQRLAEYFREKFSERYFYDWKTNEERFKEYQTIYPEAEVGHTERALDHLAKFEANAQWKLPFNYQNGQPVNAYALRHLARQHKMIDIGYYYFYQNKNQKYLDYFTQQLASLNLALANNQFETIPDGNGVYEAFRSGYRVINWLQLHSLFLGQSGYSDQEQLVTIATFLQHAQHLFENNQEFVPGNHQTRGLTALAMIAIILKDFEGADQWYNHAMTLLGAHLDKEINNDGFQFERTVHYHISDIGTYYYVYQLAKKSKLPIDAVWESKLKSLFTTLSKIAFPDKSAPVLSDDTDTPWAETNDISGAMTLGYLLFENPEIGYFATDQLSTKFYWTASQTQLDKLKNKQSSPPKALSLDFPDTGYYIMREGWDKHDNMMVISAGVDPIKPDHQHGDVLGVQAMSNGKVVLPNYQVRYSLSDLELFKNSMTKNVALVDDQLLGKQYTSNKGGSGFGKFKKIAQPKTLTWFNNDVMDVFVGTHDGFNNIGVDYVRQVIAIKKEFWIVKDNFKSESNHTYKQVWQGHYTKENGPNLLRASFDNGSGLDILQLNTIDSVKTDGARGKQWSVVSKNNQNSFNFISVIFPFKTYDKRIDETEAIPNINNWKLNQTDWKASNNDAVSLTKAEASLLFSVQTITNKQVSISFSQTSDIYIFNNDDTITIQLLSQPYNDLYMQVMVDGKPLKTVNKKAYKTAKIPVYGNQVYQLEIALN